CGCCGTGGATCCAGTAGTCGTCGGTCAGGTTCGGGCCGATCTTGCCCTCGCCCAGGCTGCCGTGACAGGCAAAGCACGTCGTCTCGAACGTCAGCTTGCCGTCCGCCAGCGCCGCGGGGTCCTTCCCCGCCGCGAGGACCTCGTCGGCCGTCGGCGCCTTGCCGAGCTTCTCCTCCTGCAGCGCCATGAGCGCCGTGAACTGCTGGTCGTGCTGCTCGCGCAGCGTCGGCTCGGTGCCGAACGTCTGGCGGGTCGTCCACCAGAAGAGCGCGACGAAGATCGTCAATGCGAACGTGCCGAGCCACCAGCGCGGCAGCTCGTTGTCGAACTCCTGGATGCCGTCGAAGTCATGGTCGCGAACGACGTCGCGGCGTTCGTTCTTCATCGTAAGCTCCTCCGTGTGCGCATCAGTCCGGGTCGTCGAACGGCATGAGCGCCAAGCGGTCCTGGGCGGCGCGGGCGGCGGGACGCCATTGCCAGAGGGCGACGGCGGTGAAGATGGCGACGAATGCCAGCAGGAACAGCAGCAGTCCCGGGTCGCCGGGCAGCCCTTCGGTGATTATCGCGCGCACATCGGCCTCCTCATGGCGTCGTCGATGTCGTCGACATCGTTGCCCGGTCCTTGCCGAGCTTCTGCAGGTAGGCGATCAGCGCGATCAGCTCCGTGTCCGGCGCGGCGTCCGCCTCGCCGGACACGGCCAAGCCGTCGGCGATCGACTTCGCCTGTGCTTCGGCCGCGGCGGACGCGCCCTGGATCGCTGCCGCGTCGTACGGCACGCCGAGCTTGCGCATTGTCGTCATCACGCGCGGGATCCGCTCGCGGTCGAGGCGGGTGTCGGCCAGGAAGGCGTAGCTCGGCATGATCGAGCCCTGCGACGTCGAGCGCGGGTCGAGCATGTGGCGGTAGTGCCAGAGGTCGGGGTACTTGCCGCCGACGCGCGCCAGGTCCGGGCCGGTGCGCTTGCTGCCCCACTGGAACGGGTGGTCGTACATGGACTCCCAGGCCTCGCTCGGCGGTCCGTAGCGCAGGGACTCGGAGGCGAGGGCCCGGATCATCTGGGTGTGGCAGACGTAGCAGCCCTCGCGCCGGAAGATGTCCCGCCCGGCCAGCTCGAGCGGCGAATACGGGGTGGCGGTGCGCTCGAGCGCGAGGGCCTCCTTCGAGAAGACGAGCGGCAGGATCTGCACCATGCCGCCGACGAGCACCGCCACGAGGACAAGCACGGTGAACAGCAGCGCCTTGCCCTCGAGCACCTCGTGCCAGCTCGTACCCTCGTACACGCCGAGGCCGCGGGCGCGCACGGTGCGGACGAGGACCGCGAACAGCAGCAGCGCCACGAGCACGGCCGCGCCCACCTGGACGCTTCGCACACCAAGGGCCATCGACAGCAGGAAGCCGACGACGACGAGGCCCATGACCGGCGAGAGGAGGAGCTGGATCGCGCTCGGTCCCTTGGCCTTGGCCACGACGCTGACCGTGACCGTCGTCGTCTCGGCGCGGCCGGAGCGGGCCGTCTTGATCAGGTTCCAGGCCATGACGAGGAACATCGACAGGTAGAGCAGGCCACCGACCATGCGCACCATGTACATCGTGCGGCTGGCCGAGATGCTCTCGAGGAAGTTCGGGTAGAGGAGCGTGCCCTCCGGGGTGAGCGCCCGCCACATCAGGCCCTGGGTGATCCCGCTGACGTACATCGAGGCCATGTAGAGGACGATCCCGACCATGCCGAGCCAGAAGTGGAGGTTGGCCAGCCGCTCGCTGTGGAGCTTCGTGCGGTACAGCCGGGGCACGAGCCAGTAGAACATGCCGGCCGCCATGAAGCCGTTCCAGCCGAGGGCGCCGCCGTGGACGTGGCTGATCACCCAGTCCGTGTTGTGCGCCAGGGCGTTCACGCTGCGGATCGACATCATCGGCCCCTCGAAGGTGGCCATGCCGTAGAACGTGACGGCGGCGGCGAAGAACTTCACCACCGGATCCGTGCGCAGCTTGTCCCACGCACCGCGCAGCGTCAGCAGGCCGTTGATCATGCCGCCCCAGCTCGGGGCCCAGAGCATGACGCTGAAGACCGTCCCGAGGTTCTGCGCCCAGTCCGGCAGGGCGCTGTTCAGGAGGTGGTGCGGCCCGGCCCAGATGTAGAGGAACACGAGCGACCAGAAGTGGATGATCGACAGCCGGTAGCTGTAGACCGGCTTGCCGATCGCCTTTGGCATGAAGTAGTACATGATCCCGAGCACGGGCGTGGTCAGGAAGAACGCCACCGCGTTGTGGCCGTACCACCACTGCACGAGCGCGTCCTGCACGCCGCCGAACACGCTGTAGGAGTGGAGCACGTCGCTCGGCAGCGCCAGGCTGTTCACGATGTGCAGGACCGCCACGGTCAGGATGCTGGCGATGTAGAACCAGAGCGCGACGTACAGGTTCTTCTCGTTGCGCTTGACCAGCGTCCAGAAGAAGTTCACGGCAAACGCCACCCACACCAGGGCGATGGCGATGTCGATGATCCACTCCAGCTCGGCGTACTCCTTGCCCTGGGTCAGGCCCAGCGGCAGCGTCAGGGCGGCCGAGACGATGATCAGCTGCCAGCCCCAGAAGTGGATGGCCGACAGGAAGTCCGACGCCATTCTGGTCTTTAGCAGTCTCTGCGTGCTGTAGTACACGCCGGCGAAGATCATGTTGCCGACGAACGCGAAGATCACGGCGTTCGTGTGCAGCGGCCGGAGGCGGCCGAACTGCAGCCAGGGCAGCGAGCCCCCGCCGTTCAGCTGCCAGAACGCCAGCTGCGAGGCGATAATGAAGCCGACGAGCATGCCGACGGCGCCCCAAAGCACGGACGCCCAGAGAAAGCGGCGCACCGATACGTCGTCGTACGTGACATTGCGTTCTTCGATCACGGATCGTCCTCCAAGGGCTTGAGCGAGAGCTGCAGACTGTGGTCCATGTCCTCGTTGCGGACGGAATAGACAAAGAAGGCGACGGCCAGCGCCGCCAGGATGACGCTGAGGAAGATGAGCGCGATGAGCACGTTCATCGCCGCAGCGCCCGGGTCGTCGCGGCGCTGACGATGAGCGAACTCGTCGGCATCGTGACGGCGCACAGGAGGGGCGAGAAGCGCCCACTCAGCGCCAGGGCGACGAGGACGATGTTGTAGCTCCAGGCGAAGATCAGGTTCCCCCACAGCGCCCGGTGTAGCGCCCGCGACGTGTCGAACAGCTCCGGCAGCCAGGCGAGCGATCCGCTGGCGAAGCTGAAGTCGCTCTGGTCGGAGAGCGCGCTGCGCTCCCAGGCCGGGCTGCCGCTGACGGCCGCGCCGCCGAGGGCGAGCGCGTCGTTCAGGCCGTCGCCGAGCATCAGGCTTGGCCGGTCGGCGACGCGGTCCGCCTTGTCCTGCGGGCTGCAACCCGCGCGCGTCTCGTCCGGCGTGAGCCCGAGCTGGCGCGCCATGTCGTCGACGCGCCCCTGTCGGTCGCCGCTCAGCAAACCGACGCCGAGGCCGAGGTCGCGCAGTCTTCGGACCGACTGCGGCCCGTCCATGAGGACGCGCTCGACGAGGCCGAACGTCGCCACCGCCCGCCCGTCGCGGCGCAGATCCGCCCAGGCGAGGCCGTCGGCGTTCATGCTCCGGCCGAGGAACCATGTGCCGGCGCCGTCGACGTAGCGAACGCCCTCGCCGGGGATCTCCTCGGCCACGCCGTCGTCCGGATACGGCTCGCCGTGCGCCGCGAGCTCGTGGTACAGCGCCCGGCTGA
Above is a window of Candidatus Avedoeria danica DNA encoding:
- a CDS encoding c-type cytochrome, whose translation is MKNERRDVVRDHDFDGIQEFDNELPRWWLGTFALTIFVALFWWTTRQTFGTEPTLREQHDQQFTALMALQEEKLGKAPTADEVLAAGKDPAALADGKLTFETTCFACHGSLGEGKIGPNLTDDYWIHGGRPDQIGATVYSGVPEKGMPTWRGVLKPEQIVNASAYVVSLKGSNPPGAKVPEGTPEP
- a CDS encoding CcoQ/FixQ family Cbb3-type cytochrome c oxidase assembly chaperone produces the protein MRAIITEGLPGDPGLLLFLLAFVAIFTAVALWQWRPAARAAQDRLALMPFDDPD
- the ccoN gene encoding cytochrome-c oxidase, cbb3-type subunit I: MEERNVTYDDVSVRRFLWASVLWGAVGMLVGFIIASQLAFWQLNGGGSLPWLQFGRLRPLHTNAVIFAFVGNMIFAGVYYSTQRLLKTRMASDFLSAIHFWGWQLIIVSAALTLPLGLTQGKEYAELEWIIDIAIALVWVAFAVNFFWTLVKRNEKNLYVALWFYIASILTVAVLHIVNSLALPSDVLHSYSVFGGVQDALVQWWYGHNAVAFFLTTPVLGIMYYFMPKAIGKPVYSYRLSIIHFWSLVFLYIWAGPHHLLNSALPDWAQNLGTVFSVMLWAPSWGGMINGLLTLRGAWDKLRTDPVVKFFAAAVTFYGMATFEGPMMSIRSVNALAHNTDWVISHVHGGALGWNGFMAAGMFYWLVPRLYRTKLHSERLANLHFWLGMVGIVLYMASMYVSGITQGLMWRALTPEGTLLYPNFLESISASRTMYMVRMVGGLLYLSMFLVMAWNLIKTARSGRAETTTVTVSVVAKAKGPSAIQLLLSPVMGLVVVGFLLSMALGVRSVQVGAAVLVALLLFAVLVRTVRARGLGVYEGTSWHEVLEGKALLFTVLVLVAVLVGGMVQILPLVFSKEALALERTATPYSPLELAGRDIFRREGCYVCHTQMIRALASESLRYGPPSEAWESMYDHPFQWGSKRTGPDLARVGGKYPDLWHYRHMLDPRSTSQGSIMPSYAFLADTRLDRERIPRVMTTMRKLGVPYDAAAIQGASAAAEAQAKSIADGLAVSGEADAAPDTELIALIAYLQKLGKDRATMSTTSTTP
- a CDS encoding cbb3-type cytochrome oxidase assembly protein, whose translation is MNVLIALIFLSVILAALAVAFFVYSVRNEDMDHSLQLSLKPLEDDP